The DNA window AGCTTATTACTGGCATAATTATGGAATAGATAATGCCTGCAAAGGAGTCAAAAATTAGAAGCCAGGACTAAATAAACGCCactacataaaatattaaaggccATTTTTTTAAGTCATTCAAATCCTTAAACTACACCAATAAATACATTCTCAACCATGAGCATCGATCCATCAAATgcacataaacaaataaatagcaCTCATGACAACAAGGTTTCAAGCAGCAGATAGAGGCACATGTACTTCTCCATATTAGAGTTCTTTCAACAGAATGCTTTAGGGCTTGTTGATACCTGACAATTTCTTTTCCATGGGTCTCTGCAGCATTTTCAAGTTGTTGCTCGCTTAAGCTAAGACGCCTCGCTTTATCAGGATCCACTTTCAAACATTCTTCTAATCCACCTTTAGGCTTCCCAGCAGGAATAGCAATTAAACGTTTATATTCTGGTGCTATATCATGCGGCAACTTGTGGTCTCCTTCACCAGGATCTTCCTCGgcatcattatcatcttcatcCAATTCATTCTTCTTCGAGAAGATTGGTCAGGAATGAGATTAGAAAAAACTGGCAAGCTAAATACTAATATGCGTCTTCACATACCTTGTCATCAGCGCCTTTAAGATTATGGATTTCTTTCCCCCAAGCTTCTTCATCGGGAGCAGCATTACCCTTCTGGGAATCACTCTCTTTATCCTTAATTTCCTTAGCCTCGAGGTACTCCTTTGGTGGTTTTGTTGATATGATAACACGTCTCTTCAATGACTCAGGGGAAGGGAATTCCTTCAAGCATTCTGAGCCAGGAGAAAACAGTGTGTCTCCAAATGTTTGAGTGACCATCTAGAAATCATTGAAAGAATAGTAAATCATTTGCCCGTGAGAGCTGCACATCCCTACAAAATAACAAAGACTCACCTTTGACACTTTAGACTGGAGATCTGGAGTAAGGTGATCTTCTAGAGTTATAACAACAGGGAATTCAGATGCAGTAAAAGCATGCTCCTTGATTGACCTCAAACATTTGATAAGTTGCACTGGAGTTGTCAAAGTCCTAAACAAAGTAAAATGTACCACTGGTTAAAAACAAGGGAAGGATGCTTCAAAagtaatttgaagttaatagaAATTTCTGATACCCGATTAAAAAGTCAATAAAGGCAAAGTTTATGCGTTAAAGGATACTGCATTATGTAAAAGAATTTAACAAATTAGCTCATATGGATCCTCcgtcaagaaataaaaaaacacgacAAAGCTTCTTTATGATTCAAATCACCTACTCGAGATCAAGCTCGaaactttaagaaaaaatattgcgTTTAAGTTGCTGTATCAATAATTTTAGTTCCtgcttcattttccttttgcagTAACAATTACACATCATTTAGTACCCACATTAGAGATTTCAGCATTAGCACAATAACTGCATACCTCCCATGAAGTACCTCCACATCATCCTTGTCGGAATTTGGCCATATATCCAATTCAATTACTCTCACACCTTTCTTCAGTGCATTTATGATGGGAACATCGCTGCAATCGCTACTGAGCTGATTCCCAGTTAGATATGAATTGTGGCCGGTATAAATGAAATAGTGTGAAATGGGAGCTGTCATATCATGGTGCACCTGAAACCAGAGAATGCAATAGAACAGCAAATACAAAAGAACGCAGATATCTAAGAGAGATTGAAACAAAGCAGTGATTCcgcggaaaaaaaaaacagataaatcagttaaaaaataaaccatgacaaagaggcaatagttgaaaacttttatttttacattccTGGTCGTTTCTTGGAGAAAATGAAAGACATTCCACTCATGAAGAAATGTTAAATAACAAAAGTCAAAAGCCAAATGGACAGTTTCAGGCATCCCATGGAACTTTCTGCATCTAATCATATGTTTCAAAGAGAATTAACCAATAGCACTAATTGAATCATGAATTACTTTGATCAATGCAGCTAATTACTACCCATTTAGTCAAGAGTCATAAACTTGAGTTTTTCCCAATATAGAACCAAAAAACCCGACAAACTTCCTATTTTAGTTGCTAGAGCAAAAactaaaggggaaaaaaagagtcCGTCTAGCTATTTCAAGTGATTCCAGCATTTATTGTAAGTACCAAATTTAACCAAAAAGAAATAGCCATTTAAGATAAGTCATTAAAGAAGCAGAACTTAGCCTCAACAAAGAaaggtaagaaaacaaaaattacccCAAGTTTAAGATCCAGAGGAGGGTTATTATCACCAAAAAGATACTTAAAAAAGGCCTCAAGATTGAGCCCTTTACGGTGAAAAATGGCCAAATGTTTGAGGCTTTCAATGACGGTTTGTGCTTCCTCAAGAGTagccttttcttgtttttgaacCTCGATCAAGAACCTGTGGAGATGATTGTCGGTCATGATGCCATTCTCCGAGTATTGATTAAACAAGACCCTGATCTCCTCCGGTGCCTCTGCCACTGCAAGCTTGAACCTCCTGCTAAAGCACAAGCAAACTCTGTAGGTCTGTTTAGACAttggagaaattttttttcactctcTGGAGTTTTGAGGATTAcagtttgtgttatttttttcttgtatgtaAGAGGAGAGAGTGTTGTTCGTGTCTTGTCTGTACGTAGAGTATTGATGTGTGAATGGTTTCCAATTTTCCATAAAAATTAGTTGGTGATGGTCCATAATgacccttttgtttttctgatgGGGTCAGTTTAGACAGTTGGCTTTGGCGTATTGGGTTTGGTTTTGGCTGTGATAAGGATTCTTTACTCCCTCTGCACTCTTATCCCTTCGCTAGATAAAATTATACACGTGGTTAGGTTACTTGACGCTTGATAGGTAGCTtccgatgatgatgatgatgatgatgatgatgatgatgatgatgatgatgaaaaaaaattatatcgtttaattttttactgtggaaatatatatttttaatgatatattgTTGAGACGATCAAACGAACCTCAATCAaggagaaaaattaaagaaacccaattttctttttgtagtgAGGAAAACCTCAGCTGTTTTTGTTATGCACTATAAGGTGAGGTGGATTATACCTGCTCTTTGTTCGTTTACAAGAGGGTTATTTGCGCGGTGATTGGgcagtgttttttaaaaaaattaatttttttgttttaaattaattttttattattttaataggtagatataacaataaatttaaaaaatatattattttaatatatttttaaataaaaaatactctgtAAGCAGTTTTTTCCGCTGTCTCACGTACCCCCAAAATGTTAAACATGTGCCTCACGTTGTCCTTTTAAATCTTAAAGTTCTGCGGGTGGTGGAAAATAAGACAGACTAGTATACCGGTTTTGCTGAGTGTACAAAGGAGACCTTAACATTTCTGTCGTTTTTACTGTAATTTAATAAACAGATAAGAATAAGAGGGTTAAAGTGAGACACTGGTTTGACGCGTCGTACATGCCCGGGAAATTATTAGGAATAACGCGCTACGTAAGGCGactactttaattttatttaatttttcgaCGGCAAGTTAACCGgtgtattttttaagatatattttttgaagtttttcaaagtatattaaaattaaaaattaaattaaaaggaaaaaactaaaccTATTTGTGAAATTATTGTACactctgtttctttcttctttctttccttcagtattttatgttttggtgttttttaaaaaaacatttggccCGTTAACGCTGCAACGATGTTGATCTAGGCTCTGTGTGTTGTTTTTTCGTTTGTAAACAGGGACCTTGAGATACTAGGGAATATTTTGTTAGTTAGTTGGTACttgattttctaaaatatatttttattttattattttatagtaattaaagttttggggcTTGAATTTGAGACTGGAAAATATCGAGTCCTTTTAATCTTGTAACATTAGGAACTCGGTTGCACGATCAAGTCGGatatttttgcctttttttaacgttctttttctttttaaaaaaacttggccatttccttctcttttttttttgagaattgacttaatattttgttgtggtttcctTATTTTGCAATGTTATAAAACAGTTAGATGCTTGATTAATACTcgattaattgaaatatatttttaattcttctgATTTAGAACAAATAAGTATTTGGAGACCAATTTTGATGTCAAGACGGATAAGGGGGCTATCATTAACGAGCAATGTAAGACTGGTTGGTGCATGCAACGCATGTGTCGAGAAGTGAGAGAGGCAACAGTGCTTCGGCAACGAGGAATCACATTATTTCATGAGAGGCAACCAAACTTTACCTTCTGTAGTGGTTTTAGAGGAATCACATTATTCTCTTCCATACGGAGGGGTGCATGGTTCTTGTCATGGTAGGCtgttatttcatgtttgattcctaatttcttttattattaaatttgtgtTATGAtctcttttattaaatttaaatgtctttttaatttcatccttaagtTTAAACATtgaaggttgttttttttttttcaaatttaatcattattgttttaattctttttttttatttgtatagagttgttttgtgaaatttaattttatttttttaatttcatcattcaaacataaaatataagttgccctttgatttttttttttcattttgaattttattctcATCTTTTCATTGctatatgtttttgttgttatatattactttacaaggttgatttttttcatccttCGACGTAAAGGCTGGTAGAAAATCTAGCTCCATGTTTTCTCTTGATGGGGTGATATTGGTTTGTAATCTGGATCACAAGTTTGAAAGTCTAGCttaagttattgatatttttaaaaaatttatttttcttcggtatttttccttttcaattccaatcttttgtgtattttttaaatttttttgtgttttgtggttttctttaatttattttttgtttttttaccatAATATTGTTATCCATGCTTCGAGTTTGATCGGTTATCTAaagttttttaagttatttttttaatttgatatttttttctggtAGTCCTTCAACATCAAGTTGATTTGATATTGAGTTTTGTAATCTTctctaatatgttttttatttgattatttctttCGCATGATCCAGGTCGTGGAGTTTGGTATGCTTGCTCGGTTTGCTTTTatgggttattttttaaattatttttttatttcatcattctacGTTATATTTATTAGGAATTGAGcttcgttgttttttttattgatttattttgatctcaTGACCTGAGTTACATGTTTAACATGCTTGATTACGTtggctcttttctttttcttttttttaatcatattatttcatattaGGTTGGTTGAGatttgagttttgttattttttttatattttaatagtcgctttttttttggtttaggttcttaagaattttttttttatttatttaaatcggtttatttattattgttgtctatttttttattatctaattaaattataccaaTCTATTTGACTCAGGCAGGTCTATATCCAggttcttggatttttttacttctttaaaataaacttgcatcgtttgaatatttttttcactaataattttatttgtctaAGCCCGTGGTGTGATGCGGActtataaatttagtttttataagtatttggtgtgtacagagaaaaaaaaaaataaaactcgtaaaatattaaaaatcaataaatttatttaccatcaaacttatttttcaagtttaatattCTTGTAGATAAACTTGCATAAAACTAGTAAGAggaccaaaagaaaagaaatatctcCAGGCTAAAAGAATATTCCTTGGAAGCAAGACTGGACCCCAGTGTAAAGGTCTTCTTTCTCACGGGTCACCGGACAAGATATCATAGCTTTAAAAGTGAGTAGCTAAGCGGGTTCCCCACCGGTTTCCGGAGGGTGGGGATCTATCATCATCTGATGACCCCAATAAATAGCTCCGGGCACTATCATCCACCTTAATTGCacgtttttccatttttgggccAGTTTTCACACCAGAGATTTTTTTAGGGGTCTTCTAACAAGGTTAAAGAACTCGtggaaatttgattttgatagcCTGACCTGAGATTTCAAGATTAGCTGGTAATTAAGAGCCTGTTTAGCTGGGCTGTGTTTATACGaagcatgaaaaaatatattttttcatttgaatcaTAGTTCTCATCGCATAGCCAGACAAACTCCAAGAAGAAGGCGTGGCGTGCCTTCAACGATCAAGCCATcccatcatttttaattattgcgCACTTTTAGAGCTGCAATTAAAGACGTTGATGAATTTTAAGCTGTAAGGATAatcatcttgtttatttttgtattttaaaataaaataaattaaaatttttttatttttattttaaattaatattttatttgatatttttaaattataataaaaaaataaaaatattattttaaaaaataatacattttaacAGACTCGATGATGACACGAAACCATGATAGTGCTATTCTTTATGGGCTAATAAAAATGCAGGTGGGGGCATTTATGTCGACGGACCGCATGAGTCATGACCCTACAAAATTACTGCTTGTCGGTCAGTTCCTAATCCGCACCCTTGACTTTTCAACCAGGTTTTATACAGTTCTCTCCATGACTAGAAGTGAAAGTAGTTGGTATACGGAATAAAGAAAGACTGGacatgataaattttttgtgAAGTTATTAGGTGtatttttgaatagtataaaaattattttttattatattaaaagttATTCCCAGTGGggaaatttttgttctaataaaTAGATAAGACAAATTGTCCAATTATTTGTACATGAATTAACTTGTCTTGTTTTGgttaatgcaaaaataaaaataaaaataaaaataaaaattattataattttaaatctggAATGGTAGACTTATGATAAGGTATCGATTACGAGTCAAGTTGACCATTGATCAGGgttaacatgaaaataaaaattattattatcataattttaaaaattcaagtaatGATGGATCAAAAGTAAGGCCCGAGTCACGGGTTATGTTGAACTTTATCtgagtcatcatataagaataaaactgattattatcatgttttaaaactCGATTCGAGGGTCGACCTAAAACCAGGCTTGAGTCACGGGTCAATTTGCCCCAAGTCAACATatagataaatttaattatattatatttaaaaaacctgATCCAGAAGTCGACTAGAAACTGAGTCTAGATCACATGTCAAGAGAATTAACTCAATTTGAtccaaattcaaaaatatagaaCCAAAGTAGtcttgttttgacaaaaaaaacatttcaaagtaaatcaa is part of the Populus alba chromosome 10, ASM523922v2, whole genome shotgun sequence genome and encodes:
- the LOC118043310 gene encoding phosphoinositide phospholipase C 2 isoform X1, whose translation is MSKQTYRVCLCFSRRFKLAVAEAPEEIRVLFNQYSENGIMTDNHLHRFLIEVQKQEKATLEEAQTVIESLKHLAIFHRKGLNLEAFFKYLFGDNNPPLDLKLGVHHDMTAPISHYFIYTGHNSYLTGNQLSSDCSDVPIINALKKGVRVIELDIWPNSDKDDVEVLHGRTLTTPVQLIKCLRSIKEHAFTASEFPVVITLEDHLTPDLQSKVSKMVTQTFGDTLFSPGSECLKEFPSPESLKRRVIISTKPPKEYLEAKEIKDKESDSQKGNAAPDEEAWGKEIHNLKGADDKKNELDEDDNDAEEDPGEGDHKLPHDIAPEYKRLIAIPAGKPKGGLEECLKVDPDKARRLSLSEQQLENAAETHGKEIVRFTQRNILRVYPKGIRVNSSNYNPLIGWMHGAQMVAFNMQGYGRSLWIMQGMFRANGGCGFVKKPDFLLKSGPHGEVFDPKAKLPVQKTLKVKIYMGEGWYYDFHHTHFDAYSPPDFYVRVGIAGVPADTGMKKTRTLEDNWIPVWDEEFEFPLTVPELALLRIEVHEYDMSEKDDFGGQTCLPVRELREGIRAVPLHDRKGQKYNSVKLLVRLEFV
- the LOC118043310 gene encoding phosphoinositide phospholipase C 2 isoform X2, translating into MSKQTYRVCLCFSRRFKLAVAEAPEEIRVLFNQYSENGIMTDNHLHRFLIEVQKQEKATLEEAQTVIESLKHLAIFHRKGLNLEAFFKYLFGDNNPPLDLKLGVHHDMTAPISHYFIYTGHNSYLTGNQLSSDCSDVPIINALKKGVRVIELDIWPNSDKDDVEVLHGRTLTTPVQLIKCLRSIKEHAFTASEFPVVITLEDHLTPDLQSKVSKMVTQTFGDTLFSPGSECLKEFPSPESLKRRVIISTKPPKEYLEAKEIKDKESDSQKGNAAPDEEAWGKEIHNLKGADDKNELDEDDNDAEEDPGEGDHKLPHDIAPEYKRLIAIPAGKPKGGLEECLKVDPDKARRLSLSEQQLENAAETHGKEIVRFTQRNILRVYPKGIRVNSSNYNPLIGWMHGAQMVAFNMQGYGRSLWIMQGMFRANGGCGFVKKPDFLLKSGPHGEVFDPKAKLPVQKTLKVKIYMGEGWYYDFHHTHFDAYSPPDFYVRVGIAGVPADTGMKKTRTLEDNWIPVWDEEFEFPLTVPELALLRIEVHEYDMSEKDDFGGQTCLPVRELREGIRAVPLHDRKGQKYNSVKLLVRLEFV